Proteins from a genomic interval of Nocardia sp. BMG51109:
- a CDS encoding YbaB/EbfC family nucleoid-associated protein, translating into MVSSGEFQVNNDRAKADMAELLDTVDTHIRAIAQAHRRRTELTATAATEDGRVRATVNADGVLIETVFSDDIDDLDYDEIAVAVTAAAQGAAEEVARKAAKLFEPIQATRKGLPNLSDLVPDLPDLHAKVPEPQRASFDPPADRKRDAGDGPRRSVLSDEE; encoded by the coding sequence GTGGTTTCCTCAGGAGAATTCCAGGTGAACAACGACCGTGCCAAGGCTGATATGGCCGAGTTGCTGGACACTGTGGACACGCATATCCGGGCGATCGCCCAGGCGCACCGGCGGCGTACGGAACTCACCGCCACCGCCGCCACGGAGGACGGCCGGGTGCGGGCCACGGTGAACGCCGACGGCGTGCTGATCGAGACCGTATTCTCCGACGACATCGACGATTTGGACTACGACGAGATCGCCGTGGCGGTCACGGCGGCCGCGCAGGGGGCCGCCGAGGAGGTCGCCCGGAAGGCCGCCAAGCTGTTCGAGCCGATTCAGGCCACCCGCAAGGGGCTGCCGAACCTGTCCGACCTCGTACCGGACCTGCCCGATCTCCACGCGAAAGTCCCCGAGCCGCAACGGGCCTCGTTCGATCCGCCCGCGGACCGCAAGCGGGACGCCGGCGACGGACCCCGGCGGTCCGTCCTCTCCGACGAAGAATGA
- a CDS encoding class I adenylate-forming enzyme family protein translates to MTTARTEPVVLAFEDTRYTPGDLGELACGLAEELAGRGVRVGDRVALMSSNRPEFVVAVLAVWRLGAAVVLISPAWKRAEVEPALRLARPVIGVGDHSVLAELLPMRHLDEPITPMRRPEPPSPDPDSDAVLVFSSGTTGLPKAVRHTHASFRTAVRQWRQVLALTSYDRLQIVTPPSHILGLLNIVTVLDTGAWMRLHRRFDLERMLGCIERDGITVEMAVAPIALAIASHPELESYDLSSLRYIMWGATPVTPSVAETVTRRTGVGWLPAYGATELPVIACNPLDGARLDSVGRAAPGVTLRVVSLQTGEPLGPSEIGEIEARSDSLLAGYIPEDATAAAFDDGWFRTGDVGSIDDDGWIRLTDRAKEMIKVRGFPVAPAEIEGVLHGHPDVVDCAVFGVADPADGEAIVAAVVAGASVTADELIALVAERLATYKRPRRVMFVPEIPRLPSGKALRRVLAQRYEQGE, encoded by the coding sequence TGGGGGATCGGGTGGCGCTGATGTCGTCGAACCGGCCGGAGTTCGTGGTCGCGGTGCTGGCGGTGTGGCGGCTGGGCGCCGCGGTGGTGCTGATCAGCCCGGCGTGGAAGCGGGCCGAGGTGGAACCGGCGCTGCGGCTGGCACGGCCGGTGATCGGCGTCGGCGACCATTCGGTCCTGGCCGAGCTGCTGCCGATGCGCCATCTGGACGAGCCGATCACCCCGATGCGGCGACCGGAACCACCCTCGCCCGACCCGGATTCCGACGCCGTGCTCGTCTTCAGTTCGGGCACGACAGGTTTACCGAAAGCGGTCCGGCACACGCATGCCTCGTTCCGCACGGCGGTGCGGCAGTGGCGGCAGGTGCTGGCGCTGACCTCCTACGACCGGTTGCAGATCGTCACGCCGCCGTCGCACATCCTCGGCCTGCTCAACATCGTCACCGTGCTGGACACCGGCGCCTGGATGCGGCTGCATCGCCGGTTCGATCTCGAGCGCATGCTGGGCTGCATCGAGCGGGACGGGATCACCGTCGAGATGGCGGTCGCGCCGATCGCGCTGGCCATCGCCTCGCATCCGGAGCTGGAGAGCTACGACCTGTCCTCGCTGCGCTACATCATGTGGGGCGCGACCCCGGTGACACCCAGCGTGGCCGAGACCGTCACGCGCCGCACCGGTGTCGGGTGGCTGCCCGCCTACGGCGCCACCGAACTTCCCGTCATCGCCTGCAACCCCCTCGACGGGGCGCGGCTGGACAGCGTGGGCCGGGCGGCACCCGGCGTGACGCTGCGGGTGGTCTCGCTACAGACCGGAGAACCGCTGGGGCCCAGCGAGATCGGGGAGATCGAGGCGCGGTCGGACTCGCTGCTGGCCGGGTACATTCCGGAGGACGCGACCGCCGCGGCGTTCGACGACGGCTGGTTCCGCACCGGCGACGTCGGCAGCATCGACGACGACGGCTGGATCCGGCTGACCGACCGGGCCAAGGAGATGATCAAGGTCCGGGGATTCCCGGTGGCTCCGGCGGAGATCGAGGGCGTGCTGCACGGGCACCCGGACGTGGTCGACTGTGCCGTGTTCGGGGTTGCCGACCCGGCCGACGGGGAAGCGATCGTCGCCGCCGTGGTGGCGGGCGCATCGGTCACCGCCGACGAGTTGATCGCGCTGGTCGCCGAGCGGCTGGCAACCTACAAGCGGCCGCGCCGGGTGATGTTCGTCCCGGAGATTCCGCGGCTGCCCTCCGGCAAGGCGCTCCGCCGGGTGCTCGCCCAGCGCTACGAGCAGGGGGAGTGA